Below is a genomic region from Telmatobacter sp. DSM 110680.
GGTGTCTACCATCTCTATGTGATTCGGACGAGTGACAGAGAGGGGCTCATGAGTCACCTGAAAGAAGCTGGAATAGGGTCAGGAATTCATTATCCGGTGCCCCTTCACTTTCAGAAGGCATATGTATCGCTCAATTACAGCGCCGGCGATTTCCCTGTATCGGAAAGTGCGGCGGGCGAGATACTCTCCTTGCCCATGTATCCCCAGCTCGCCTCAGAACAGCAGGAAAGAGTAGCTGCTGAAGTTACTGCTTTCGTGGCTAAATGCAGACCTGGCGCCGCGGAATTGAACACCCTGGTTTCAGTAGAGAGGGTCGGATAGCACTGAGATTATTGATTGCACACTCGCCTAAAACTACTCAATTGACGATGTCGACACTACCTAAATACGTTCTCATCACGCCGGCGCGGAACGAGGCCCAATTCATTGAGGTCACGCTGAAGTCCGTCGTGGCGCAGACCATTCTTCCTCTGAGGTGGGTGATCGTAAGCGACGGATCGACCGACGGAACCGACGAGATCGTTCGCAGCTACGCTGATAGGTATCCGTGGATTGAATTGTTGCGAATGCCGGAACGCGCTGAGCGAAACTTCGCAGGTAAGGTCTTCGCTTTCAATGCCGGCTACGCCAAAGTAAGCGGTCTCGAATACGGCGTGATTGTAAGCCTTGATGGGGACATTTCGTTCGAACCGGATTATTTCCAGTTTCTGCTTCAGAAGCTGACTGAGGACGAAAAACTGGGATTGACCGGAACCCCTTTTCAGGAACTCTCGGGCCGAGTGTATGACTACCGGTTCGTCAGCGTCGAACATGTTTCGGGCGCATGTCAGGTGTTTCGTCGTGAGTGCTTCGAAGCGATCGGCGGATACTTGCCCGTAAAAGGCGGCTCGATCGATCACATCGCAGTGATCAGTGCGCGGATGAAGGGGTGGAGAACGCGGACGTACACGGAAAAGGTATGTCTGCATCATCGCGAGATGGGATCGGCCCAGCAAACGGCACTTAACACAAAGTTCAAGTACGGGATTAAGGATTACGTTGTCGGCAACCATCCCTTATGGGAGCTATTTCGCTCTGTCTATCAGATGTCGCAGCCGCCGTTGTGCCTGGGGGGCCTATCGCTCGGTGCGGGATATTTGTCGGCAATGCTGCGTCGCGTTGAGCGTCCGGTGCCGCGTGAACTGATTACCTTTCACCGCCGCGAACAGATCCAACGCCTGAAGAAGCTGTTCCTCCTGGGTGGCGGACGAACGAACACTCCCGTAACCGGGCCGTCTGATCCCCGCTTGGGGCCGCGGGCAGTCCAGTAGACACGTGTCCACCGCTCATCAAACGTCGGTTAAAGATTCTCTTTTGACGAACCATCCAGCCGAAACCGTGACTGCGGGATTGCAGAGTCCTGTTGCCAGCACTTTGATCGTCAATGCAGACGATTGGGGGCGGGATGTCGAGACCACCGATCGGATCTTCGAATGCATAGCCATCAACACCGTCTCGTCGACCAGTGCAATGGTGTTCATGGAGGATTCAGAGCGAGCGGCGGGAATAGCACTAGAACAAGGTGTCGATTGTGGACTGCATCTGAATTTCACAACCCCATTTTCTGCTCAAGGATGTTCCTCTGGATTGGCGGAACAGCAGCAAAGGATTACGCGGTACCTGCGGGGAAGTCGGTTGGCGCAGGCGATATATCATCCGGGACTGGCCTCGTCGTTCAAGTACGTTGTTGCGGCGCAGATTGAGGAGTACGAGAGAAACTTCGGACATGCACCTCGAAGAATTGACGGGCATCATCACATGCACCTTTGTGCGAACGTGCTTTTCGGCAACCTACTTCCCGCCGGCACAATCGTGCGAAAGAATTTTTCATTCAGGCCAGGTGAAAAGAGCGGCGTGAACCGGCAATATCGAAAAGTTATCGACCGGGTTCTGGCAAAGAGACATCAGGTGACGGACTACTTCTTTTCTCTCCCACCTTTGGAACCGCCGAGTCGCATTGACGAAATCTTTTCGATCGCCCGGGTATCGATTGTCGAAATTGAGACGCATCCTGTGAACCTTGAAGAGTACAAGTTTTTAACTACCGGCGAGATTTTACGCAGAACCGGCAACCTTCAGATTGCCCGAGGCTATATCCATCCGGCATGGACCGGAGCAACCAATTCGGCTACAGGTAGTCGAAGGAAATAGACAACGATGAGTGAATCTGCGGGAAGCTCGTTGGAGGCCATGGATCCAGGTATGACCCAGTCAAGTAGGCCAGCTGAAATGAGGGTGAAGGGGCGCTGGGTTTCGGTTCCTGTCATGGAAGTGAACGGCGACCAGCTCACTACCCGAGGAAAATGGCTAAGGATCGCGCGGATTCGCGGCGAGGAGATGAGAGAGAAAGAACTCGAAAACCCTGAAGCATATCTAACCGCGCTGAGAAATGATAAAGATCGCATACTAAAGGCGGACATTTTTAGCTTTGCTCAGAAGATTCCGGCGACTCAGCCGAAATATCCGTACCCAGTCGAATGGGAAAGTGTCGCAGCGATCCCCCTTGCGAGTTTCAAACAATGGTGGGAGGGTCTGCCGCAGGAATCCCGGAAAAATGTAAGGCGCGCTCAGAAGCGCGGCGTGGTCATCAAGGTTGAGGAGTTTGACGAGAAGCTCATTGAAGGCATTCGCGGAGTAAACGACGATTCCCCGATGCGCCAGGGCATGAAGAATGCCTATTTCGGATTGACCGCGGACGAAACGAGGAAGCGCTACGACGAATTCGTTGGCAGGTGTGACTTTATCTGCGCGTTTGTGGGCGAAGAGATGATTGGATTCCTGCATCTTGTGTATCGCGGCGACGTAGCCGCAATCCTGAATCTGACGCCAAAACCGAGCCATTTTGACAAGAGGCCATCCAATGCATTGATGGCCAAGGCAGTGGAGATTTGTGAATCGCGGGGCATCACCCATATCACTTACGGGCTTTATAATTACGGAAACAAGCGCGACAGCCCATTGCGCGAGTTCAAGATCCGCAACGGGTTCAAGGAAATTTTGCTCCCCAGGTATTTTGTGCCTATCACTAACTGGGGAAGGCTCTGTATGAAGGCTAAGCTTCATCGGGGCCTTATCGGCAACCTGCCTTCTTCGGTTATCAGTGCCGGAGTTCGTGCGCGTTCGCTGTGGTTCGAGTTCAAAAATTCTCAAACGCCGGTGTAGCTCAATGTTAGAGCGGCCGAATTGTGATCGGCAGACGGAGCGTTCAATTCCTCCCGCCGGCTCCATCCTCTTAAGGGATGAGCCTCTTCCCCTCAAAAGTTTCCGCACTCTCACCTAACCTCTCCGCACTCAAAGTCAGGTCCTGAATCATGCCAGGAATTACAGGTTTAATTACCAAACGACCCCGTAGCTGGGCTGAGCCGCAGCTCCTTAAAATGGTGCAGGCACTTCGGCACGAGTCGTTTTATCGCGTTGGGACATGGATCGACGAATCGCTCGGCGTGTACGTGGGCTGGACGGTGATCGAAGACTCCTTTGCCGATGGCATGCCGCTACGGGACAGCCAACGTGATCTGACATTGATTTTCTCCGGAGAGGAGTACGGTCACCGGAGTGCAGCCGAGAAAGGGGATCAGAGCCAGGCCGCTTTTCTATTACGCCTCGCTGCCAGCGATCAAAACTTTGCATCGCGACTCAACGGGCTGTTTCACGGTCTTCTGGCGGACTCTATCGAGCAAACGGTCACGCTTTTTAATGACAGATATGGCATGCACCGGCTCTGCTACCACGAGTCAAAGGAGGCCTTCTATTTCGCGGCTGAAGCAAAGGCAATCTTGGCGGCTCGTCCGGATTTACGCGTGCCGTCTCCGCAGGGATTGGGCGAATTTCTGGCCTGTAGCTGCGTACTTGAAAACCGAACCATCTTCAGAGACATCGCCGTTATCCCCGCAGCTTCGCGCTGGATATTTCGCAATGGAGAGTTGAAGCAACGGGAGACGTACTTCGATCCGAAAGAGTGGGAGGAACAAGCATCGGTTGATGCGGAGTCCTACTATCAAGGACTGCGCGCATCGCTAGAGAAAGAACTTCCCAGCTACTTTGACGGGCCGCAGCAAACCGGAGTCGCGCTGACCGGGGGAATGGATACTCGCGTAATCCTGGCACAGTATCGGGCTGCTGCCGGATCGCTGCCGACGTACACCTTCGGCGGCATGTTTCGGGACTGCCGGGATGTTCAGATTGCTCGCAAGGTTGCGGAAGTCTGCAATCAAACTCACCAGGTGATCACGGTTGGCGACGAGTTCCTTAAGCGATTCCCGCACTATGCAGAGCGGACCGTTTATCTGACTGAAGGAGGCGTGGATGTCTATCGCGCTTCGGATCTTTATGTCAGTGAAAAGGCCCGACATATCGCGCCGGCGAAAGTCGTGGGCACGTACGGCAGCGAGATTGTGCGTCATGCAGTGATGTTCAAGCCCATGCTGCCGGCGGACGGACTTTTTCGCGGCGAATTGATTTCCAGCGTTCGTCAGGCATATGAGACTTATGCTGAAATTCGTCGCTGCCACCCGGTAACCTTCGCAGCTTTCCGGCAGTCGCCGTGGTATCACCACGGAGTATTGGCTCTCGAGCAGACGCAACTGACAGTGCGCTCGCCGTTTTTGGACAATGACTTCGTGGCCGCAGTTTATCGTGCGCCCGCTACCATGTCGCCGAACGAGGACGTGCGGCTTCGGCTCATCGCGGACGGCAGCGCAGCGTTGCGTCGAATTCCCTCCGATCGTGGAGTGGGCGGAACTCTCGGTCCGATGTCGTCTGCTCTCGCGCGAGC
It encodes:
- a CDS encoding glycosyltransferase family 2 protein, translated to MSTLPKYVLITPARNEAQFIEVTLKSVVAQTILPLRWVIVSDGSTDGTDEIVRSYADRYPWIELLRMPERAERNFAGKVFAFNAGYAKVSGLEYGVIVSLDGDISFEPDYFQFLLQKLTEDEKLGLTGTPFQELSGRVYDYRFVSVEHVSGACQVFRRECFEAIGGYLPVKGGSIDHIAVISARMKGWRTRTYTEKVCLHHREMGSAQQTALNTKFKYGIKDYVVGNHPLWELFRSVYQMSQPPLCLGGLSLGAGYLSAMLRRVERPVPRELITFHRREQIQRLKKLFLLGGGRTNTPVTGPSDPRLGPRAVQ
- a CDS encoding ChbG/HpnK family deacetylase, whose protein sequence is MTNHPAETVTAGLQSPVASTLIVNADDWGRDVETTDRIFECIAINTVSSTSAMVFMEDSERAAGIALEQGVDCGLHLNFTTPFSAQGCSSGLAEQQQRITRYLRGSRLAQAIYHPGLASSFKYVVAAQIEEYERNFGHAPRRIDGHHHMHLCANVLFGNLLPAGTIVRKNFSFRPGEKSGVNRQYRKVIDRVLAKRHQVTDYFFSLPPLEPPSRIDEIFSIARVSIVEIETHPVNLEEYKFLTTGEILRRTGNLQIARGYIHPAWTGATNSATGSRRK